One Setaria italica strain Yugu1 chromosome II, Setaria_italica_v2.0, whole genome shotgun sequence DNA segment encodes these proteins:
- the LOC111256368 gene encoding classical arabinogalactan protein 9-like has product MPPSLRPCSRPSRCPPSAPAHARRAALPPPLLAPPAALPPPQVTPPAYRPPSAPARAARRPSSGLACAARLPLSLRPRSHRPPARRPPPLLVLVGPMQDLLARPLLILVDPCSSSLRPYSSSSAPAHPVPDLFQPLSSLEKLGCQTNLSFQKPAFQDEKPKLAF; this is encoded by the coding sequence ATGCCACCCTCCCTCCGCCCCTGCTCACGCCCGTCGCGTTGCCCTCCCTCCGCCCCTGCTCACGCCCGTCGTGCTGCCCTCCCTCCGCCCCTGCTCGCGCCACCTGCCGCCCTCCCTCCGCCCCAGGTCACGCCGCCTGCCTACCGCCCTCCCTCTGCCCCAGCTCGTGCCGCTCGTCGCCCTTCCTCTGGCCTAGCTTGCGCTGCCCGCCTGCCGCTCTCCCTCCGCCCTAGGTCacaccgcccgcccgcccgccgccctccacccctGCTCGTCCTCGTCGGCCCTATGCAAGATCTGCTTGCCCGGCCTTTGCTCATCCTCGTCGACCCCTGCTCGTCCTCCCTCCGCCCCTACTCGTCCTCGTCGGCCCCTGCTCACCCGGTCCCTGATCTCTTCCAGCCACTCTCATCCTTAGAGAAGCTGGGTTGCCAAACGAACCTCAGCTTTCAGAAGCCAGCATTCCAGGACGAGAAGCCCAAGTTAGCTTTCTGA